The Thermococcus sp. EP1 genome has a segment encoding these proteins:
- a CDS encoding 50S ribosomal protein L37Ae yields the protein MPRTKKVGSAGRFGPRYGLKIRRRVAAVEEKMRQKHTCPVCGRKAVKRISTGIWQCQKCGATFAGGAYLPATPAGRIAKRGVSSL from the coding sequence ATGCCAAGAACTAAAAAAGTCGGATCAGCTGGAAGATTTGGACCAAGATACGGTCTTAAGATTAGAAGAAGAGTGGCTGCAGTAGAAGAGAAAATGAGGCAAAAACACACCTGTCCAGTATGTGGAAGAAAAGCTGTTAAGAGAATAAGTACAGGAATATGGCAATGTCAAAAGTGTGGTGCCACGTTTGCTGGAGGAGCTTATTTGCCAGCCACACCGGCTGGAAGAATTGCTAAGAGGGGTGTCTCAAGCCTATAA
- a CDS encoding DNA-directed RNA polymerase subunit P, with product MVEALYRCAKCGKEFKMDLAIVREIRCPYCGAKIIYKPRPKVGRRVKAI from the coding sequence ATGGTGGAAGCATTATACAGATGTGCAAAGTGTGGAAAAGAATTTAAAATGGATTTAGCAATTGTTCGAGAAATTCGCTGTCCTTATTGTGGGGCCAAGATAATTTACAAGCCCAGACCTAAGGTGGGCAGACGGGTCAAAGCAATTTGA
- a CDS encoding ribosomal biogenesis protein, which yields MMLITTSHRPTRRTRSFGHDLERIFPNSTYLTRGKKTIQDLLVEAYDRGYERLLIINVWKGNPLKMTFIKVSPDDWGYMGYLYLHGIKLQREIGFRNIRLIREEMPFIVTTAKRVDLDHIIFGQVFAELTNGKFIPRNDRNLQYIADKYNTDVLGVIERHPRGMAVNFYRFDVSKDKPVGPLISVKIWIMEDGRRWDYKEKLGIKRSEGT from the coding sequence ATGATGCTGATAACAACATCCCATAGGCCTACAAGAAGGACAAGAAGCTTTGGACATGACTTAGAGCGTATTTTTCCAAATTCTACCTATTTGACTAGAGGTAAAAAAACTATCCAGGATCTCCTTGTTGAGGCTTATGATAGAGGGTATGAGAGGCTATTAATTATAAATGTCTGGAAAGGAAATCCTCTTAAAATGACTTTTATTAAGGTTTCTCCTGATGATTGGGGATATATGGGATATCTCTACCTTCATGGCATTAAACTTCAAAGAGAAATCGGATTTAGAAACATTCGTTTGATCAGAGAGGAAATGCCATTCATCGTAACAACAGCCAAACGGGTAGATCTTGATCATATTATTTTTGGTCAGGTGTTTGCTGAGCTCACAAATGGCAAGTTTATACCTCGTAATGATAGAAATCTCCAGTACATAGCCGATAAATACAATACTGATGTTCTTGGTGTTATAGAACGTCATCCAAGGGGAATGGCGGTGAACTTTTATCGTTTTGATGTCTCAAAGGATAAACCAGTGGGTCCATTGATAAGTGTTAAAATATGGATAATGGAAGATGGTAGGAGATGGGACTACAAGGAAAAGCTTGGCATCAAGAGGAGCGAGGGCACATGA
- the pcc1 gene encoding KEOPS complex subunit Pcc1 yields MSKIRGSIEIEFPNEEVARVVYESVLFEHKTVPYRRSKLDFSLNGSKIIINFMADDNSALRGTINSYLRWIKVALEITEL; encoded by the coding sequence ATGAGCAAAATAAGAGGCTCAATTGAGATAGAATTTCCAAATGAAGAGGTTGCAAGAGTTGTTTATGAGAGTGTTCTCTTTGAACATAAAACTGTCCCTTACAGAAGGAGTAAACTGGACTTTTCTCTAAATGGATCCAAAATAATAATAAATTTTATGGCAGATGATAATTCTGCTTTAAGGGGTACAATTAATTCCTATCTCCGGTGGATTAAAGTGGCCCTTGAAATCACCGAGCTTTAG
- a CDS encoding prefoldin subunit beta has product MQNIPPQVQALLGQLESYQQQIQLVIQQKQRIQVELNDARKALEEIEKSEDESPIYKTVGTLIVRSTKSKALGELNEKIETLEVRLKALERQEQKLNEKIKELTQQIQSALRGGVAG; this is encoded by the coding sequence ATGCAGAATATCCCACCACAAGTGCAGGCATTGTTAGGGCAGTTGGAGAGTTATCAGCAACAGATTCAACTTGTTATTCAACAAAAGCAACGAATTCAAGTTGAACTTAATGATGCTAGAAAAGCTCTCGAAGAAATTGAGAAGAGTGAGGATGAGAGTCCAATATACAAAACAGTCGGTACTCTAATAGTCAGATCAACAAAATCAAAGGCTTTAGGAGAACTCAATGAGAAAATTGAGACTCTTGAAGTGCGTTTAAAGGCCCTAGAAAGACAGGAGCAAAAGCTTAATGAGAAAATTAAAGAACTCACCCAACAGATCCAAAGTGCTCTTAGAGGCGGTGTTGCTGGTTAG
- a CDS encoding DUF3194 domain-containing protein: MKKVVHIGLPELTGEELIEVGELAQEAVIDYIFKYLTRSEVKDIEVTARVSREDTLDLELEVYLEVPIFVKVDVDALVDEAIENAYKKVEKRLMEIAGENKAQKISK; this comes from the coding sequence ATGAAGAAGGTTGTCCATATAGGTCTCCCTGAGCTGACAGGAGAGGAGTTAATAGAAGTCGGAGAACTCGCTCAAGAAGCTGTGATAGATTATATCTTTAAGTATTTGACTAGAAGTGAGGTAAAAGATATTGAAGTAACAGCAAGGGTAAGCCGTGAAGATACCCTTGATCTGGAGCTTGAAGTCTATTTAGAGGTTCCAATATTTGTGAAAGTAGATGTGGATGCCCTAGTAGATGAAGCTATTGAAAATGCGTATAAAAAAGTTGAAAAAAGGTTGATGGAAATTGCAGGGGAAAATAAAGCTCAAAAGATTTCTAAATGA
- a CDS encoding bifunctional oligoribonuclease/PAP phosphatase NrnA, which produces MQGKIKLKRFLNEAEERNYTFLLLCHHNADPDSLGSAIAFSRYLTSRGLKNKIGVAQSVSSYAKRLLQFADVEKDPEVKEDVVVIFDTSSIEQLEPIKIPKEKYVVVIDHHAEKESPINADIWIVDSSRTSTAEIIWELLNYLGFYDEISARVILAGIVTDTANFRYANSKTFKTVFSILEKFNIHMGEIYNLVLPVTDENIDQAKRIAILKACQRMEIRKVKNYIIAISKISAYESLACKIFLQLGADVAIVGSEKKGVRISARTKEHLVKKGLHLGKLMERVGPIIEGSGGGHSGAAGANGKKNLDDAVKFLVKEIETFLKNLG; this is translated from the coding sequence TTGCAGGGGAAAATAAAGCTCAAAAGATTTCTAAATGAAGCAGAGGAAAGAAACTATACCTTTTTACTCTTGTGTCATCATAATGCCGATCCAGATTCTCTGGGTAGTGCTATTGCTTTCTCAAGATACTTGACCAGTAGAGGACTGAAAAATAAAATTGGGGTTGCTCAAAGTGTTTCATCTTATGCAAAGAGACTTCTCCAATTTGCTGATGTGGAAAAGGATCCAGAAGTTAAGGAAGATGTTGTAGTGATTTTCGATACTTCCTCTATTGAGCAGCTTGAGCCAATTAAAATTCCTAAAGAGAAATACGTAGTGGTTATTGACCATCACGCTGAAAAAGAAAGTCCTATAAACGCAGATATTTGGATTGTAGATTCTTCTAGGACATCTACTGCTGAGATAATATGGGAGCTTCTCAATTACTTGGGATTTTATGATGAAATTTCGGCAAGAGTCATTTTGGCAGGAATAGTTACAGATACTGCCAACTTTAGATATGCAAACTCAAAGACCTTCAAGACGGTTTTTAGCATTCTTGAAAAGTTTAACATACATATGGGGGAGATCTATAATCTTGTGCTTCCTGTTACCGATGAAAACATAGATCAAGCAAAGAGAATTGCTATCCTGAAGGCCTGTCAGCGAATGGAGATTAGAAAAGTGAAGAATTATATAATTGCGATTTCAAAGATTTCTGCCTATGAGTCACTTGCATGTAAAATCTTCCTTCAGTTGGGAGCTGATGTTGCGATTGTAGGGAGTGAAAAGAAAGGGGTTAGAATCTCAGCTCGCACTAAAGAACATTTAGTTAAGAAAGGACTTCATCTTGGTAAGCTTATGGAGAGAGTAGGTCCAATTATAGAGGGTTCTGGAGGAGGACATTCTGGAGCTGCTGGAGCAAACGGAAAGAAAAATCTTGATGATGCCGTTAAGTTTTTAGTGAAAGAAATCGAAACTTTTCTAAAGAACTTGGGGTGA
- a CDS encoding tRNA-binding protein, with protein MWDTSKDYRLLVAEKAVELFLKTVEGAKFKGKWDKKKAIQLAKEMIPELQAMRYSYLEPSELIETPQMKELVKKAQGIIEALGGEEWYVKFLELADRHEKEKLEESVAKIRFFLNTIMGLDKRLKLGKINDPVIAVDIRVGEVMSAGKHPNADKLLVCNVNLGDRAITVVTNDLGVKEGHKVAVALLPPANFRGITSEGMFLGAGEGVLKDVKGDVGGLPKGIPLEAFKETRNLVEAFLKG; from the coding sequence ATGTGGGACACGAGTAAGGATTATCGCTTACTTGTAGCAGAGAAAGCGGTGGAGCTTTTCTTAAAAACAGTTGAAGGGGCGAAATTTAAGGGTAAGTGGGACAAGAAGAAAGCAATACAGCTTGCTAAAGAGATGATTCCTGAACTTCAAGCTATGAGGTACTCCTACTTAGAGCCCTCTGAACTTATTGAGACTCCCCAAATGAAAGAACTTGTAAAAAAAGCACAAGGGATAATTGAAGCACTTGGGGGAGAAGAATGGTACGTTAAATTCTTAGAACTGGCTGACAGGCATGAAAAGGAAAAATTGGAAGAATCTGTTGCAAAGATAAGATTTTTCTTGAATACTATAATGGGTTTGGATAAAAGGTTGAAACTTGGAAAAATAAATGATCCTGTAATTGCTGTTGATATAAGAGTTGGAGAGGTCATGAGTGCTGGTAAACACCCAAATGCAGATAAACTTCTTGTATGTAATGTAAATCTGGGTGATAGAGCTATTACAGTGGTAACAAATGATTTAGGCGTAAAAGAGGGCCACAAAGTCGCTGTAGCATTACTACCTCCCGCAAACTTTAGGGGAATAACAAGTGAGGGAATGTTTTTAGGGGCTGGTGAAGGTGTTTTAAAGGATGTAAAAGGGGACGTCGGAGGACTTCCAAAAGGTATTCCTTTGGAAGCTTTTAAAGAGACTAGGAATCTCGTTGAAGCATTTTTGAAAGGTTGA